In Fibrobacter sp. UWP2, the sequence GCCCAAAGTTGATGAGTTCATTGCCGTCAGGCCAGGTAGAGGAACTGGCCATAGAAAGAGTGCTTACATTATTGGGGTTGAAGTCCGCCGTGTAAAGGCTTCCGCTAGCCACCTTGCCCAACAATTCATTCGTCGCCATCTTTGCCCCGATGACTCCGTTCGAGGAATACTTGGTGGTGGTCGTCAAAACCGTATTCGCGTTGTTCCAAATGCTGTCGGGCTGCGAGTCGTCGCTTTTCCATGTATCGAAGTCGGATCCCGGCAACTGATAGCCAGCCTTGACGGTGTAAGTCCTTTTTGCCTTACCAAGCGAAACAGTCACTTCCTTGTTGCCGCTAAAGTCGTAGGTTTCATTCAGTTCAATATCGCACTCGGCACCTTCCGTGATTTCGAGCTCAGTCACTTCCAGGTCGCTCAGGTCGACCCGGAAACCGAGGGAATCTACATGCCAGTGGTACATCATTTTGCCGTCCACATCAAAGCTATCCAACTCGGCGGCCACTCCGGCAATTTTCAGCGAGAGGATTTCGGGCATCTCCCCCCGTTCTTCTGCAGAACTGGAACACTCGGGCTCTTCTCCTGAGGAACTGCTGGAACCGTCCTTAGAGCTACTAGACTTGTCTGTTGAATCGCTCGACTTTGTCGTGGAGCTGCTCGACTTGTCTTTTTCCGAACTGCTGGACGTTTCCTTCGCCGAACTACTGGACTTCGCCTTGGAGCTGCTTGATTTCGGTTCTGCGCCCGGTATGACAAATTCAATTTTCCACAGGCTGGGATTCCCGCTCTCGGACAAAATAACGACATAAACTACCTGGTCGTCAGGAATCCCTATTTTATCACCCTTGCTCAACGCCGTACTGGAATAGGTGACCTTTTTCGCCAGGGAATCCAGCGCCGCGGAATCGGAGGGGAACTCGTCCATCTCGCCACGCACCAGGTGGAAAGTTGCAAAATGGCTCATATCGATAAAGTCAATCGTTACCGATTCCCACGGGTCCTCATCCTCCCCCCGTTCTTCCAGCGTTACCTTGATTCGATGTTCATCGGCATAGACCATAGCAGAACCATCCTGCCCAACAAACCCAATGTCGTCCATCTTGTTGTAGTCCGATTCGCCAAAAGTGTCATAATCGGCGGAACACCCTACCAGCACAAGAACAAGAGCCAATAGATAGTAATACATCTTGCGCCTCCTAGAAGAAGTATACCAGCG encodes:
- a CDS encoding PCMD domain-containing protein, giving the protein MYYYLLALVLVLVGCSADYDTFGESDYNKMDDIGFVGQDGSAMVYADEHRIKVTLEERGEDEDPWESVTIDFIDMSHFATFHLVRGEMDEFPSDSAALDSLAKKVTYSSTALSKGDKIGIPDDQVVYVVILSESGNPSLWKIEFVIPGAEPKSSSSKAKSSSSAKETSSSSEKDKSSSSTTKSSDSTDKSSSSKDGSSSSSGEEPECSSSAEERGEMPEILSLKIAGVAAELDSFDVDGKMMYHWHVDSLGFRVDLSDLEVTELEITEGAECDIELNETYDFSGNKEVTVSLGKAKRTYTVKAGYQLPGSDFDTWKSDDSQPDSIWNNANTVLTTTTKYSSNGVIGAKMATNELLGKVASGSLYTADFNPNNVSTLSMASSSTWPDGNELINFGRKFAARPEYVEFAFSYEGLGDSCDLYILLENRTGDRNVDRKASDVNTLVASAWFRSTTGDNTGRENPDVVDVSEARDGGFRTVRLKLKYGEPLEGSPIENSSVFAEGLRSKNKSAINNALVQGDGSETVTHVRVVMASSAAGNFYVGKKGATLVVDWMRLIY